The Bacillus sp. F19 DNA segment TGTCACAAGAATCATGAAAAAACATCAGCATGTTGACATGATCTTTGGAACGCATAACATTCACCGCTTGCCTAATATTCTTAAAGACGCCTACATGTCGAAAGAAATGGTCATCGAAGTTTGGTCTAAAGAAGGCGATGTCATAGAAAACCTTCCAAGAGAGCGTAAAGGAAATGTCAAAGCATGGGTTAATATCATGTTTGGCTGCGATAAATTCTGTACGTACTGCATCGTTCCTTATACCCGCGGAAAAGAAAGAAGCAGACGCCCTGAGGAAATCATTCAGGAAGTGCGTCAGCTTGCTGCAAGCGGATATAAGGAAATTACTTTGCTTGGCCAGAATGTAAACGCATATGGGAAAGATTTTGAAGACATTTCATACGGCCTCGGCGATTTAATGGATGAAATCCGTAAAATTGATGTTGCCCGTGTCCGCTTTACAACGAGTCACCCTCGTGATTTTGATGATCATCTGATTGAGGTGCTTGCTAAAGGCGGGAACCTGCTTGATCATATTCATCTGCCTGTTCAATCAGGAAGCTCTGAGATCTTAAAGCTGATGGCACGCAAATACGACCGGGAAAAATATATGACATTAGTGAAAAAAATTAAGGAAGCGATTCCAACGGCTTCTTTGACGACTGATATTATTGTAGGTTTCCCAAATGAAACAGATGAGCAATTTGAAGAAACGCTGTCTATGTACCGTGAAGTTGAATTCGACAGTGCTTATACGTTCATTTACTCTCCTCGTGAAGGGACGCCTGCAGCAAAAATGCAGGATAACGTTCCAATGGAAGTAAAGAAAGCTCGTCTGCAAAAACTGAATGATCTTGTTAAAGAAATTTCAGCTAAAAAAATGATGGAATACGAAGGTCAGGTTGTAGAAGTGCTTGTTGAAGGGGAAAGCAAAAATAACCCTGAAGTACTTGCAGGTTATACAACGAAAAGCAAGCTTGTAAACTTTAAAGGTCCAAAGTCTGCTGTCGGCCAAATTGTAAAAGTGAAAATAAACAAAGCAAAAACTTGGTCTTTAGATGGGGAAATGGTAGAAGAAGCGATAGAGGTGAAATAGGGGATGTCATTATATACTAAAGAAGAAATTGTAGCAAAAGCACGTGAATTAGCACAAATGGTTGCTGATACCAAAGAAGTTGAGTTTTTCAAAAAAGCGGAAGCTCAAATCAATGAGAATCAAAAAATCCGTGAAAAAGTAGCAAGTATTAAAAGTCTTCAAAAACAGGCTGTTAACTTCCAGCATTACAGCAAGCAGGAAGCATTAAAGCAGGTAGAAGATAAAATTGATAAAATTCAGGAAGAATTGGATGAACTTCCAATCATTCAGGAATTTAAAGAATCTCAAATTGAAGTGAACGATTTGCTTCAATTGATTGCAGTCACGATCTCAAACCATGTGACAGACGAAATTATCCGCACAACCGGCGGAGATCTGTTAAGCGGTGAAACGGGTTCAAAACTAAATAATTCTCCAGGGTCAGCATGTCACTAATAGAGAAGCGCACTGTTCAGAGCAGTGCGCTTTTTTATTTTCTTAATACAGCAGAGCCTTTCAACAAAAGATGTTCCTGATAAACTTCGCATAGAGCCCGATAAAAAAGTAATAGTGTCTGATAAAAGTGCATGTTGCGGATAACTATTGGAAAAAGCCCGGTAAATTTCTAAGAGAGCATGATAAAAAAGTAATAGTCCCTGATAATAGAGCCCGATAAAATTTACTGCTACTCCACCCTAGATCCAACAACATTAAAAATTACTGCAGAAAACCCCGCCGCTTCATCAAATAAATATCTAATTAAACTATGTTCTAAATAATCATAGTTACTTATACTGCCGGC contains these protein-coding regions:
- the miaB gene encoding tRNA (N6-isopentenyl adenosine(37)-C2)-methylthiotransferase MiaB; its protein translation is MNEKQRLENTQVNPADKKSEKDYSKYFQAVYMPPSLKDAKKRGKEEVKYQNDFSISEEFRGLGNGKKFLIRTYGCQMNEHDTEVMAGIFMALGYEATNTTEDADVILLNTCAIRENAENKVFGEIGHLKSLKREKPGLLIGVCGCMSQEESVVTRIMKKHQHVDMIFGTHNIHRLPNILKDAYMSKEMVIEVWSKEGDVIENLPRERKGNVKAWVNIMFGCDKFCTYCIVPYTRGKERSRRPEEIIQEVRQLAASGYKEITLLGQNVNAYGKDFEDISYGLGDLMDEIRKIDVARVRFTTSHPRDFDDHLIEVLAKGGNLLDHIHLPVQSGSSEILKLMARKYDREKYMTLVKKIKEAIPTASLTTDIIVGFPNETDEQFEETLSMYREVEFDSAYTFIYSPREGTPAAKMQDNVPMEVKKARLQKLNDLVKEISAKKMMEYEGQVVEVLVEGESKNNPEVLAGYTTKSKLVNFKGPKSAVGQIVKVKINKAKTWSLDGEMVEEAIEVK
- a CDS encoding RicAFT regulatory complex protein RicA family protein — protein: MSLYTKEEIVAKARELAQMVADTKEVEFFKKAEAQINENQKIREKVASIKSLQKQAVNFQHYSKQEALKQVEDKIDKIQEELDELPIIQEFKESQIEVNDLLQLIAVTISNHVTDEIIRTTGGDLLSGETGSKLNNSPGSACH